aggtacaggtcaatcagccgctcaaacgtcttaagaagaaacgacgagagactgattggcctgaaatccttaggtgacacatgagagctcctgccggccttcggaatgaagatgaccctaaccgtgtgccacgacttagggatatagttaagcctgaggcagttagtgtagatgatggccaaccagcggcaggaaatccctaaagacctttgaagttgcgcaggaatgatgccatccggaccgggtgacttatagggcttgaacgaatttatagcccaggatatttgactttcccgtagtgggatggcaggcatttctgcatggccagcaaccgccgaccacgcaagcgaagatccctgcgcaactgggacatcgggaaaatgattgcccagtaaaagtctcagggactcctcgctactcatcgatcagcccccaccatcatctctcagatacccccgaggggcgggattcctagagagtatttttctaagcctcgcggattcattgcagccctctacgttttcgcagaagcttcgccataaatctcgcttggctaaccatatttcatatttataaatccccagactcaccttatagagctcccagtccgagggtagtttactcctcctggctctgttaaagagccgcctactggacgctcttaggtcgtcaagggaatcagaccaccagggcggcttgctcttccccctgtaagttttcagtgggcaggactgttgaaaggcgctattgcttgccaggGAGAAGTTTTCCACtagaccgtctatttcagattcggacaggtccgaaccaacgataggcgcctcaggcaatagctctcccaacttcctacaatacaagtcccagttggtacttttagggttcctacaAGATATTTTGCCGGGACGTTCTTCAATCACCGATTACTGAacatatcggtgatcagagaaagagtgctcgttgagaaccctccatccagatatccgatcttccagttctctgctaaccagggtgaggtccaggacctcctcccttaccgcagtaataaaagtcgggtcattccccctattacatatacaaagtccctcatctacaataaaagtaaataaagactcacctctggtgttcgtatccgagctcctccatatgctatggtgtgcattagcatcggcacctatgattacgccaacacctctccgccttgcttcagcggtgatttcgcccagtatcacaggcgatggtcccgttacgtccccatggggcatatacgctgagaccacccacaattcgttactgcctcgctcgaggcagaccgtggttacgtcagcattgctgaaattagagagaataaaagctttaaattcctttttaataagcacacaggatctaggcctacctgcatccccatgcaccaaggtgttgaattttcccgtccttaatccagaaatttttccgccgttactactcagccacggctcctggacaaggactatatccactccgcctttctcaagacagagcaacaagtttgcggaagccgcctcagaatgctgaagattgatttgacggatttccatcaacaccacccttcttcttctgcaccccatccttggcggcttcgccctcggagactaggagatcctcctcccccccaacagacgacttacactgatgacggatcccgccatcgatgattcgccctcggaggctaggagcttctcctcggccctatcagccagacgactagcactgatgacagatcccgctattgacgggacgtcaatagtgctttcgctgtccaaattagcggagtcagcatccacaaccatggatactggctcccctgcggacggctccacctcccgaacagtctctgtgggagaggaaccatctcccttggaatcggcgtggtagattttgagaaccacacgctcgaggccataggagataacccccccgtgtcagagagaggaccggtggactctgcgtttagtggaatcagcacttgccgacgtggcccaacagcctcctctactctgaggaccctccagttatgcgtcggaaggttcgggttgcagtaacgcattaattcaagtattttctccggctgagatggcccggcaggcaaccacacccgagccctcggtcgaagggggagatccctccgttccacggcctcgagtctggctcccctccagacctccccaaccaaagaaattattttcttaaagatacaggccgaccgctcgtcagcacaagtaatcagtctaaaaccatggtaccaccccgagtattcgaagcatggccgcgtacctgggctctccataacagcggtcatataggccgctgatatggcgctggcgacccacggccactcttCTCgtgagatggcaccatcctccctactcctatccaggaccccgagggtgatgaagcccgctcgtttagcgatttcgctaaacgaaattgcgtccccacatcctcgggccctttttgtcgttgaggcattccgctcatccgacctttgccgcttcatagcccccaaaccctgctgctcacccgcgtcgttcgacaccggtgtgtggtcgtcgcaagctacgacgctcctggccctctccagcgtccgggaatgcttctcagacatctgagctgcatcccttccgccgtagcgctccaagatcttctcagctaggcgccgatcacccagagctttcctacgcggcgtcgatcgcctacctttcccggcaggcttcgaccccagggctcccgttgggaaagctcctcgcgacagggcttccttactagtactgggctggtccgtcgcattcgccggacctctgcctttccctgtcacagccccatatgggcctgcattgggtgtcggtttcgacacccctccactacccgaactacccgtacctacggggtttgaaaccaaacccctgcgctgatccgtctgatcagcccttttgacccgccgggagcttcccggctggcggcgacctgcttcggagcactctccgcacctgtcgcgtccctcgcaccatgacgaccttcgccgtcactcctaccctcctttatagttttaaatcccaaaattcttttataagagattgttaaagtttttcagtcaaaattcaacaagactatgtttgtattaaaggaaaaattaccttctcttttttgatccatttatataaaggtagtccctaaaatttttttatcacatttttatttaaaatctttTTCATTTCAGTACTAGATTTATTGCCAGTAAATGTTGGTTTCTTTCGTGCTCCTTTTACTTTTCATACAAATTGTCGCGACGGGACCTGCattttttacgccgactccgaacggcacctacaaggtagatgacttttcactgagaagcttttcattggcagaaatacactcaagaGTGTTTATCAATTCACTGCCGAAGGTCAAATTGAATTGCTGTGCCACGGGCTCGAACCCAGGAAATGCGGTGTGGtaagcagagcacgctaccaccacaccacagcggtGGTCAGATACTATTAGCCGGTGTTAAActccaaaatttttaaaaattaattaaaactgaaaacaccattaaacatacaaaacaATTTCAATTAAACAACCTTAGGAAGCATTcactaaaatatataaaaagttttgTTACTGTCATTTCATTGTTTAGTTCACTTTATATGTGAAAAGAACTACTATTCAAGTTTTAAGTATGTTAATTTCCATAATTTCAGGTGAAAACATTATGTCAAGATTGGTTTCCAATTGACTATCCATTATCATGGTACGAAGATATAACATCAAGTACGCGTTTCTTCGCGCTGGCGGCGGTTTACAATTTGGCAATTATTGGTTTAATTGTTGCTGAAattaaaccatacagaaatttaAACAAAGAGGTATCTATTTGTGATATGATACATctatttgttattgttttgtttatatatttttgtgtacTTGTACTTGCAGGACAAAGGAATTTTACCCGATTCAATGGGACGTAATGCTGAAATCGGTTATATATTGTCGTTAGGTGTGCATCGAAAGCATCGTCGTAATGGCATTGGTTCATTGCTATTAGACTCGTTACTGAATCATTTGACCACCGCCGAAAGGTACACGGTGAAAGCAATTTTTCTACATGTGTTAACCACAAATCAGCCTGCCATACTATTTTACGAGAAACGAAGGTAATAAAAGAATTCaaattactatttttattttaacagaaattatatttattataattttgattgatattttatattaaaaaataaatattttcaggtTTCATCTTCATTCCTTTCTCCCATACTATTACAACATACGGGGGAAGGGGAAGGATGGTTTTACATATGTAACATACATCAATGGCGGTCATCAGCCATGGAGTTTACTAGGTAAAAGTTTGAAAATAAAGCCAATTATAGATATTGAATCTTATAAGTTATGTCAATGTTTGCCTTTGCCACTGCAGAACGGCTGGGCGGAATGCAGaaacagtttttatactcagcgtgctttgcacacagagtatattaactttgattgtaacggttggttgtacaggtataaaggaatcgatatagatataaacttccatatatcaaaatcatcaatatcgaaaaaaaatttgattgagccatgtccgtccgtccatccgtccgtctgtccgttaacacaataacttgagtaaatattgagataccttcatcaaatttggtacacgagcttatctggacccagaagaaattgttattgaaaatgagcgaaatcggatgatgacaacacccactttttatatacatatataacattttggaaaacacaaaaaacctaattatttagtaaataatacacctagagtgttgaaatttgacttgtggactgatattgagactcttgatacaaatttgaatttttttttttaaatgggcgtggcaccgcccacttgtgataaaatcaattttacaaatattattaatcataaatcaaggcggccaccgtggtgtgatggtagcgtgctccgcctaccacaccgaatgcaacatcaaaattttagaaataaggtttttcaattagaagaacatttttctaagcggggtcgcccctcggcagtgtttggcaagcactccgagtgtattgctgccatgaaaagctctcagtgaaaactcatctgcctcgcaggtggcgttcgtagtcggcataaaacatgtaggtcccgtcccgccaatttgtaggaaaaattaaaaaggagcacgacgcaaattggaagagaagctctgcctaaaatctcttcggaggctatcgcgctttacatttattttatttttaaaccaaaaatcgttaaacctatcgttcaaaaattcggcagagaggttgcctttactataatgaatgcttggaagaaaaattaacgaaatcggttaaggaccacgcccacttttatataaaagatttttaaacgggtcgttgacgaataaaataaggtatatctttgcaaaaagagctttatatcaatggcatttcatttcccaagtggatttataacaataaatagcaaaaacttcacattttaaaaaatgggcgtagcgccgccccttttatgaataagcaattttctatgcttcgggagccataactcgaagaaaaatttacatatcgtaacgaaattgggtacacatattttccttatagcagaaaatatttctagtaaaaatggacgggatcggtttaagatcacggcaacttagatataaaacaagtttaaaagggtcgaagACGAAtcataagctataacttagcaaaaaagttttgaatcaagttttattgtaagaggaaatggggagaaatttttcttttaaacgggcggtgccacgtgttatgtagaaaagtaatttatctgaaatgaagtgtacaattgaagctcacgctgagtatataatgttcggttacaccctaacttacacacctttacttgtttaatatggATAACTCTGAGTCTAAGCCAAAACAATTGAAATTTCGTATCTGGGTCATGTAGAGAGCGAAGTCTAAGCAATTTTGCTAACGTGAGCTGTGTGCGGGAACATAATAGGGTCGTTATCAAAATCATTTCGGATGTTTTTAGGATATTTTCATAATCATTCTGGAACTGTTTTTCCGTAAATTTCGGATCCCCTTCACGTTTTTTCCGAaactttgttgctgttgttgctgtatagacgataaagacactcccccaaGGTATTGTAGATTGTTATTGatcttgatggtcctttgccggatatagatccggtacgttccgctaacaaaGCAATTATGGTtctagcgcgaccatctcgggaactattaacatgaccacattaaaccttctgctCGAGATCATTTGGAAAGATTTTCCAGATTGTTTCTATTTTGTGAAAactgttctgttatatctttattttaaaataaacagtttttGTAAAGGAATTCCCATATCTGCAGgaaaactgcatttttacccgctcaagttcattagtggtggcctctgtatcctttttgctgattttgaacgaaaatgagttcagaatagaaccgtaTATGTAATATTGCGCAGCCTTagaacactattaaccacacaaagcaaacaaaaacagcatttcaagttcacaactgggtatgtaatattcggtttcacccaaacttacACTTTCTTACTTTTTATGAATTGTCTTCGGACTAAGAAAATATGATTTCATCTTACATAAGtatatagtacctgggcgaccgagctttgctcggcaatcttcgagtatgccgcataacatactttgttctacatgtcatcattaatcaaactctacttttttatatgtacatatattatataattttacttaccaatatttgatttccttaaaaatagatttcaaaagcATATCAAAcactcggcatatctcatgcattttttttttaatttcgaatagatggcaaccctactcaaaaatgtccctattgtaatgcggagtgaaataccttgcgtttgatacccatatcggcatatctcatgcaattttttttttcatttcgaataggtggcaacctgaatggcaaccctactcaaaaatgtccctattgtaatgcggggtgaaatacctttcgtttgatacccatatcggcatatatcatggaatttttttcaaatttcgaataggtggcatccttgtgaaacattctgagtggcaacaccaaggtagaaagtcttacaaggtgatacattatctctgtgccaaatttcatttaaatcggttgagccgttcccgagatcgttcgtatatacaaatatataataattgttagtttaaagttataagattagcCTCTTAAGAGTTTTTGTTATCAAATCTGGAATATATATTCGTAACAAGTCCTTTGCCAtcaagttacttaaatttaaattatattggtAATTTAAATCATCTATACATTTTACAGATCACATCAAGCACTATGCATTAAAGTTACGTCACGCAGGTGCAATTTTTACGTGGATTTCGGAACGTTTGAGGCAAGTTGTGCGTTGGATTTGTCATAAAACTGTATCACGTTTTAATTTTGCACATTAAATAAGTATTGCAACAGAAACAACATTTCTTCATAGTAAATCTGCAAATACACTGCGCGATTtagaaattcatacatacatatttatgaggTTAAGAAACAATTACAAAttggtatatacatatactatttaTGCATAAGTGTACATTGTAGAAAAGTTTTATGGTGCTATAGTAAATAGCACATAGGAAAAGTATaagattttaatttgtttttgttaaatttagcatatacattagactgggtcgatttgtgTGGACGAAAGTGAAACGTTAtctcgccatcgatttttcgataggatttgggctcaggaaaaaaagttccactacgcatacccaaaaaaaaaaataattttcgagcctgcgaaatttcattttttttttacttttttcgactttgatttttaaggttgtttccggacctactaaaaaaattttcat
The Eurosta solidaginis isolate ZX-2024a chromosome 5, ASM4086904v1, whole genome shotgun sequence DNA segment above includes these coding regions:
- the Naa60 gene encoding N-alpha-acetyltransferase 60 isoform X5; amino-acid sequence: MAQFTWYNKHNLPQSNVNHADTEHHVPLCSITDVQLRFLVPDDLTEVKTLCQDWFPIDYPLSWYEDITSSTRFFALAAVYNLAIIGLIVAEIKPYRNLNKEDKGILPDSMGRNAEIGYILSLGVHRKHRRNGIGSLLLDSLLNHLTTAERYTVKAIFLHVLTTNQPAILFYEKRRFHLHSFLPYYYNIRGKGKDGFTYVTYINGGHQPWSLLDHIKHYALKLRHAGAIFTWISERLR
- the Naa60 gene encoding N-alpha-acetyltransferase 60 isoform X2, which codes for MAQFTWYNKHNLPQSNVNHADTEHHVPLCSITDVQLRFLVPDDLTEVKTLCQDWFPIDYPLSWYEDITSSTRFFALAAVYNLAIIGLIVAEIKPYRNLNKEDKGILPDSMGRNAEIGYILSLGVHRKHRRNGIGSLLLDSLLNHLTTAERYTVKAIFLHVLTTNQPAILFYEKRRFHLHSFLPYYYNIRGKGKDGFTYVTYINGGHQPWSLLDHIKHYALKLRHAGAIFTWISERLRQVFQVIKYNNRASIKTKKVNIKKV
- the Naa60 gene encoding N-alpha-acetyltransferase 60 isoform X7, coding for MAQFTWYNKHNLPQSNVNHADTEHHVPLCSITDVQLRFLVPDDLTEVKTLCQDWFPIDYPLSWYEDITSSTRFFALAAVYNLAIIGLIVAEIKPYRNLNKEDKGILPDSMGRNAEIGYILSLGVHRKHRRNGIGSLLLDSLLNHLTTAERYTVKAIFLHVLTTNQPAILFYEKRRFHLHSFLPYYYNIRGKGKDGFTYVTYINGGHQPWSLLVSGDKVQ
- the Naa60 gene encoding N-alpha-acetyltransferase 60 isoform X1 — protein: MAQFTWYNKHNLPQSNVNHADTEHHVPLCSITDVQLRFLVPDDLTEVKTLCQDWFPIDYPLSWYEDITSSTRFFALAAVYNLAIIGLIVAEIKPYRNLNKEDKGILPDSMGRNAEIGYILSLGVHRKHRRNGIGSLLLDSLLNHLTTAERYTVKAIFLHVLTTNQPAILFYEKRRFHLHSFLPYYYNIRGKGKDGFTYVTYINGGHQPWSLLDHIKHYALKLRHAGAIFTWISERLRQVIFFKTKNNVMLLVTEDFSNHFSTFGFS
- the Naa60 gene encoding N-alpha-acetyltransferase 60 isoform X3, translated to MAQFTWYNKHNLPQSNVNHADTEHHVPLCSITDVQLRFLVPDDLTEVKTLCQDWFPIDYPLSWYEDITSSTRFFALAAVYNLAIIGLIVAEIKPYRNLNKEDKGILPDSMGRNAEIGYILSLGVHRKHRRNGIGSLLLDSLLNHLTTAERYTVKAIFLHVLTTNQPAILFYEKRRFHLHSFLPYYYNIRGKGKDGFTYVTYINGGHQPWSLLDHIKHYALKLRHAGAIFTWISERLRQVVRWICHKTVSRFNFAH
- the Naa60 gene encoding N-alpha-acetyltransferase 60 isoform X4, giving the protein MAQFTWYNKHNLPQSNVNHADTEHHVPLCSITDVQLRFLVPDDLTEVKTLCQDWFPIDYPLSWYEDITSSTRFFALAAVYNLAIIGLIVAEIKPYRNLNKEDKGILPDSMGRNAEIGYILSLGVHRKHRRNGIGSLLLDSLLNHLTTAERYTVKAIFLHVLTTNQPAILFYEKRRFHLHSFLPYYYNIRGKGKDGFTYVTYINGGHQPWSLLDHIKHYALKLRHAGAIFTWISERLSFR
- the Naa60 gene encoding N-alpha-acetyltransferase 60 isoform X6; this encodes MTYKFVKVKTLCQDWFPIDYPLSWYEDITSSTRFFALAAVYNLAIIGLIVAEIKPYRNLNKEDKGILPDSMGRNAEIGYILSLGVHRKHRRNGIGSLLLDSLLNHLTTAERYTVKAIFLHVLTTNQPAILFYEKRRFHLHSFLPYYYNIRGKGKDGFTYVTYINGGHQPWSLLDHIKHYALKLRHAGAIFTWISERLRQVIFFKTKNNVMLLVTEDFSNHFSTFGFS